CTTCAACTCGTACTGGAGTACTTTTTCTAAGCAAGCACCTCTGCCAGCTCTAATTATGACTAACCCACATATGATGAAGTGATGCGAGTCGACACACACAATGTCCTCCAGCCTGCTGTCCTCTCTCTGGACTGTCCGGTCTCAGGCCAGACAAAGCCGGTTGTTGAGGTAAGGTTTTCCGTCAAGCTGCTCGTGTCTAGTCTGACCATGCATTATTGAGCAGGTCTTTACAGGTTATGCAATTACACAGTCAGACGGTGGCTCTGGTGACCCAGCCGTCTCAGAGCCGGTGTGCACATGTGGTCCAGACATGGTAAGACAAATGGATCACTGATAAAATATTACCAAGTTATTACAGCACCCAGGTACATGAGATCACACATCATCTCATCACAAACAGCGAGCACATTGTTATTGcccatcttgttgctgcctgGTTTTGTTTATCCTTCCTAATCAACGCTGATTCAAGTGGCCGTGGGCTGTGACTCATATTAATTTGTAGTTGGGATATAAATTGAACCCAAGTGCACAGTGTAGGtggctgtgtgtgctgcagggtGTGGGGTCAGGAGGATGGGTAAGATGGCCCCCGGcagagtgaaaaacatttttcctcatATAAACATCATTTGAGCACTTACTGGAAACAGACTGgataaaacagagggagagagaaagggagccACCACAGGTAAAACGATAGActtgttaaatttaaatgtcaGGGCTTTGAGAGGTAAAGAGAGCTCGTTCAGATTTGTGTTGTCCTGTGCGCCCTGTTCCAGCGGAGTGAAATGTCAGCTGGTGGATTTTGGAGGGGATTGGTTGTTTCGATGCAGCGTCTGTCAGGTGTGTGTTCCTCTTCTCGTGTGAACATGCCTTATTGATGGAAAACTGATGGCAGATGACACTTGGTGTTTGAGCGTGAGGCTGCGTCAGTGACGGAAACTGAAGCCGCAGGCAGGCGATCCCTGAGCCCAGGACACTGAGGTTGGACTGGGACACACTGACGAGGAGCACCAGTGATGtcatcaattaaaaaaacaaaaacagaggagaagagacgagttgttgtttttcatcctctctgtctgtagCACCATTTTCTCCTTCGTCTTTATGGATTCACATCCACTGtgggaaataaacagcagcGTGTGACACTTTAACTGATGCCAACCATGCAGCATTTTACTTTCCGAGCCTGCAGGGGTCAGCCTTGCATCAAAGGGTGAATCAGAGAAGCATGTGCTCCGTCCTGTTGCTCCCCTGCTCCTTttaccacctccacctctctcctcgTCATCTCCCCCTGTCAGTGCAGGGAGGCGATGTGATCGGGAGGCTCGTGTAAACTGCCGCAGACAGACAGCCCTCAAGCCCTCAGCCACAACAAGGAGGGAGGCCCGGTGTTGTTACTGGAGCTGTCTGTCAAGAGCGAGACAGCACAGTGAGCTGCTCTGgtcatgtacagtgtgtttgacctttgacattCTATCACACAGATGTAAAACTAACATAACTGTGCTCTGTTCTTCAAAATGCACTCGGTTAAAAAACTTGGTTAACCTTTAACCAGCAGGCTACAGCTgctttcctgtttttctgtttgaccaTCCATATTCTGAACACTTAATTCTCTATGTCCCAATGTGTTCTGGCTTCACAGACTACGTTTATGGCAAAGACAATCTTGTTTAACTGTGTTAATTAGACACTCACCCTGACATcgactattattattactattagcAACCATTGCCTGTTGTAAAACCTTTTACTCACCTTACTGACCTGCCGTTCTTGGTGTGTCTGGATCTTATTTCCTACCAACCAAACTGTGGGTAATTATGTGTACGGTACAAACAAATCTTTGTAATTACCCTTTAACTAGCTTCTtcaaaaatgtaaagtaaattatCCACGTACAACCTTGCACAAAAGAAACATGTGGTGTGTTTGATTCAATACGTTGAACCTACTGCACGGCCATGAATAATGTTCACGTGTCATTGTTTAGTTTAGGGATCCCTCGAAATAAACTGTGCAGTAATGGTGTGAAGCAAAGGTGAGGGACACCTCTGAAGGGACAGGTGTCTTTCCCACTCAGGTTGGGGATCTGACACTGCACACGCtctcattaaaaaataaaggtgtttcaCAGCTCAACGTGACCCACGCCGTCATACCCACACGTTCACCCGCTCATCCGCGGAGTCGAGCATGACACACTAATGTGTAATGCACAGATGACTGCACAAAGCGAGGCCCCCACATATCATGTAACGGCGACGCGCCCGCTGTGGGACTGTGTAGACCCACGAACGTGCACATGGATACATACATGAGCACCTCTGGAAGCTGACACCACTGGAGCTGCTGAGGGAGGAAAGTTGCATTAATGATTCTGATCACCAGGTTTTACCGAGGCAGTTATCAGCAAGCGAGATCCAGCAGGGCCATTTAGATAGCAAACTCATGACAGAGGGAGCAGACAGGCCGACAGAAAGTGACACTGATCAAATAGGCTCATTTTCCTCCAGGCTGCTCTGTCCTCAGTGGAGCTTTTCTCCAATAACGATACATCAGGCTGAAGATGGATATCCCTGCCTGACCACAGCAGCTCTAAAATGAAAGGACGCCAGCGAGAGagctttaatattttacagCTTATCATCCACGGGAGGCATTTCTCTGACAATGTGCCTACAGTCCGCCTGTGAGTGAGCAGTGAGAACTTCAATTAAacacttcttttctctccagagATGATTTAATTACAGCATTTTAAACAGCATGAAGTAATAAATGTTAAAGATATTAcacagtgaaagacaaaaacagagaaaactccTAAAAGCTTATGAGAACATTGTTATTTTCTACCCCAGTAATCATCTAACCTTGAATGAACCTTCACATTCAGGAGCCAGTTAGTTACGTTCACAACAACTGTTTAACCTCTATACTGACCTAATGACTTAAAGACTTAAATgatgtgtaattattttaatcatatttCTGACACTGATACAAATACATACTAACTTCCACACCACTTAGTACTATGATATAATACTTTATCCTTCATCTTAATTCCAAAGTCTACCTACAGCTGCCTTTGTTTAGTCCAACCACATGAGACTAAAGACATTACAGGGGCCAGTTAACAAACAGCAGTCACACAAGAGACGTGGACAGCTGAATGTGAGACTTCGCTGCCACTACAAAATCAAAATTTGAATATGTCAAAAAAAGTAATAACTGAGTAGCACACAATCCAATTTGAATGTATTATGTTGTCAACAAGAATGAAGAGAAATTAGCCACTGGGCCACATGAGATAAGGCCGGTTAAATCTGTGCATGACTAAGAGGCTCCAGCTACCAGGCAAGATTATGATTGActtgtttacacacacacacacacacacacacacacacagagagagaaagagagagagtttcTTTGAGACGGTCTGTGCCATGAGAGGGCAACACCTGGTGACGTCACCACCACTGCAAATTACACCGCTaacaactctctctcacacacacacacacacacacacacacacacaaacactactactactgtgtaCGCAGAGCTGCAGTATGAGCGCGGTtagggaggcagagagagagagagagagagagagagagagagagagagagagagagagcatcaCTACAGCGCAGCACAGAGCCACAGTTACAGAGAGCTGTCTGAGCGGAGTGGAGGCAGGGGCGCACTTTCCATCCTGCTCCTCAACTACTTGGCTGCTGGGCAGTggtgtacaacacacacacacacacacacacactctctctctctctctgttggaCAACGCATCCAAGGGCACACAGATTTCTTCGAGTCCACTGTGAGGGGCTTTCAGGAAATCTGCGCAGGGGGATGGCGTTTGTTTGGAAACTGAACCAACAACACACTTTGCTGGCGACAACTCATTCACAAAGATGAGCCACCGACCGGCTGATCGACAACATTCAGTGGTGCTGTGGTTTATTCTGGCGGCACAAAGTCCGGTAAGCTGCACGATTCTCACCCAAAGAGCGATAAGCGCCCGTCGGTCACCTTCTGAAATGATGTCTTGTGGAGACGTGCGTGGCGCGCCAGAGTGCGTGTGAGTGACTGACCGATAGTCTTTctgagagaggagcagaggctgGATATAAACAGCAGTCAGGCTTTCAGACAGCGACAGCCAGACTCCCAGAGCAGCCGTCTCGCCTTCCTCCCAGCTGCTCAGATCCATGCAGGATGCCCGGGGAGCGCCGGGGAGTCCTGATCCAGCTCAGCCCGAGTTCATGACGCTCTGGGCGGCCTCGCCATGCGTCTCTTGCCCGAGCCCAGCGCCCAGTCCCTCcggctcctcttcctctttatctTCGTGATGGGGGTGGCCCCCTCGCCGGCTCTCACAGCCGGGTGCCCCGACAGGTGCGTGTGCGACGACCAGCTGGTGGTCCAGTGCGCCGGGCAGGAGCTTACCCAGTTCCCCAATGACCTGCCTCTGGCTACCCGGCAGCTCATCATCTCCAACAACCGCATCGGGGACCTTCCGGCCCTGCAGCTCAACTACCTGTCAGATCTGGTCTATCTGGACTGCAGCAATAACTCTCTGACCGAGATCTCCGAGTCCACTTTCGGGAACTTGAGGAAACTCGCCTACCTGGACTTGTCGTTTAACACCCTCCTGCAGATCGAGGACCGGACCTTCGGGCCCCTGGCGTCTCTGGTGATGCTGCGGCTGACGGACAACCCGAGTCTCGGGGAGATCCACCCGGATGCCTTCTCGGAGAACATGGCTCTGCAGGTGCTGGATGTGAGCCGAAACAACCTCACGGTCCTCAACATCAGCAGCCTGATCGCCCTTCCTGCCCTGCGGTCTCTGGGGCTCAGCAGCAACCCCTGGAGGTGCGACTGTGACACGGAGGACCTCTGCCTGTGGGTGCAGATAGAGGGCTTCAAGTTTCAAGGTGAGGGTGGCCGGACTCTGAATCAACTCACTGTTTTCAATCCCAACAcgtagtcacaggaacatttAGGGAAGCAACAGTATGTTGATACAGAATGATGCTCCAAGGTCTCATCATTTATTACTGTCCCCTCTGCTGCTGGGCCACTTTAGTCCCTGATGAGGGGTCACTTATCCCACAAATGCTCCCGTTTTATTTTGTGGACACATATGCAGACTCAGacacagtgtctctctctgtcatacACATCACTCAGGGGCCCACAGCTAATGGTTTGACCTGAGAGTCAGagctcctgctcctctctgctaaATGATGCCCCTCAAGCTGCTGCACAGGCTCAGATGATCTTCACTATTAAGTGTTAATTGAGTTTAGTCCTGAGCAGGTGAACTGGGTTGGTTCTTGGAACCATGTGGGCTTAGCTGTCAGTGCCCGTCCCATTAATCTTGCTGCATTGTCTGTCTGGGTCCTGAAGGCAGAGATAATGGTGAGAGGGTGATTGTGTCCTTTTGTACCCATTTTTTATGGCTAGCCCCcactgcctacacacacacacatgtacatagacacacaaacacaggctgcaCATGGCTGTAGAGCTGGCTCTCCCACCGCTGTATGCTTTGGCCCTTCAGTCCAGATGGTTAATGATGGTGCTTAAAAAAGCTGGACTCATATTGTCCCCTGAAGGACGGCGAgtacatgtgttgtgtgtgcttAAGTGTGTATGAGTCAGTGTGTTCTGGAGGTTAGGGGAGAGCCCGAGGCCAGGGCCGGTGGGAAACAGGAACGAGAGGAGCTTGAGAGGAAGGCCACTTAAAGACAGCAGCTCCCGAAAGTTGTTACCCACCTTCACTTTTCACATCGCACTGAAGTGCACTCGAAAAATTGGCACAAACATGAACCCACAGGCGCAggcacacactcaaacatacTTACCGTGCACACTCcacgctgtttttttttttcacaccacCGAGTACACGGCGCTCACAAAAGAGGACAAATGTTCTGCAGAAAAAGGGGGATTTTGAATTGTAAGTGACACTACACAGCACACCCACTGCTGAGCCGACGtgcagccaaaacacacaccagaGCTGCTTTTAGACCCCAGCGAACAAGTACGAAGTCGCAGCAGTATTTGTCTtcacactgcactttaaaagtTATGTGTGACCCGAGGGATTTGGACTGTAATCCCTCAGGAACAAGCAGCAGCACGCGCTCATTATCATGTACACGGCACTCCTGAACAGCCGCAGCAACCAGCTGAACAAAGTGAACGGGCCCTGGTGAACATATGTCTGCATGTGAGTTCACATGCAGTCTCAACTCACTCAGCGCTCGCTGATACTGGTGCTGACGGTGGGATTGATTGTGTGTGATTCACATGCTGGCTGTTTATTCCTTTGTGGATGTATATGATGGTAAAGCAGCTGAGTAATACAGGAAAGTAAACTAAAACCAGAGCTGCAAAAAGTTTTAGCAGTACATTCATTTAGAATTTGAATAATGTTGCTTATAGCAGACAGAGACGTGCACGTCCCCAACCTACAAAGGTTTATCAGACgtgagtactgtatgtttgatgaATAAATCTTCATAAACTGACAATACAACactatttatttaacttaactCTTAACTAAGCTGTTAATAAACCCTGTCATGTTGTAAAAAGACTTTGAATCACCACTAATAACACAGGACTTACGTGTATGCTGCATGTTAATAGCTGTTTTTTTCTATATCTGTCCTATGTGTTCGAAACACTCTCTAAATCTGAGCACCTACATATTTTCTGccatcagctctcagctccaGGGAATATGCAGACATTTCCTCTCTTGTCCTAAAGTCATTTCAGCTTGTAGAACGACCTGCTGCGCTGACTGTAGGTCAGTTTTGACAAGTGCTTCGGCTGTATACACAGAATGTAAGTGGCTTGTCCCGGGCTGGCAGTGATGCTGGTACTATGGCTCCAGAGTTGGGGAAAGTATTTCTGGCTGCTCGGCTGTGCCCTGGACGGCTCACACAGCCGAGGCAAAGCGCCAAGGCAGAGGGCCGTGCACGGGGCAAGAGTTAAATATTCATTAAAACAGAAGGAGGAACAGAGGCCAAGGGTTGAAAAGAAAGggaagaatgaaagaaagaagtcGGCTTTTTACAGGAATTGGATTTGATTCGTGTTTAATGAAAGTGAATATTAGATTAttagagagatgagaggaggggagggagcgGCTGGAATAGCGTGACAAAGGAATAGAGGGCAGTAAGATGAGAGGGCTGAAAAATTGTGCAAACAGATGAAGATGGTTTTCGGATACAGAGGgggaacagaaaaaacagacagactaaaGAGGAGTTACCTATCGTCTGTGCCCCAGATCTGTCACTCAAATCCATTAAAACTTGTCTTATGACAAGGAGGCATCGATTCAATTTAATACAGGTAGACAATCCATTATTTATCAACTGGAATGACTCCTCAGACCCATCAGGCGAGGAACAGCATATCGAATTCAACTGGCCTACTTGTGTAGCCCGTATATATTTTTACGTCTATGTGCGTTTTGCGGCGCGAGCTTGAAACCAGGATTGATGTGATGCTTGTGTGGGCGTGTTTGTGATGTGATCACCTGAGGCACGGAGGGGAGTCAGCTCAGGTGTGTGAGTCTccgcgtgtgtctgtgtgcaagCCAAGAGAATGAAATggggggtggtggggtgggggggggggggtgaagaTGACAGAGCAAAACTGAGAGAAGTGGGAAGGACATAGAAGGAAATGGAGTGATAAAGGCTGAGGTGGGGGGGGGCACCAAGTGGAGAATAAACGCTAATGTGCCAGAGTGGGAATGAAAAGTGGAAGgtgataaagagagaaagactgaTAAGACCGAGCGATAGAGGCAAGAAGAGAGACAGCTATCTGACCTTCACTCTCGCTTTCCACTCATCCTCTGCCAGAGGAAGAAGGGATCGTatggagaaatgatggaaataGGATGGTGGTAATCTGACTAATGCCGTAtttgagaggagaggagtgtgaAGGCGTGTGTTATTCAGCCCTGGTGGATGCGATGGAGAAAAAGGTCAGCTATTCTGAGTCTTCGCCAACCCCAGCGTGATGCGTTTAGCTCGCTAAATGGTGAGATGTTGGAGCTTCAGTGTGGGATAGGAAGGACCACGAAAATGAAAGTTTCATCCACCTCAGACTGTTTAAACGTTGTTTCAATATGTAACCTCGGACGCTGACATCATAAATAACAGCTCAGACACTCTTTCCAGTGGCCTGCTTCAGTgggaggtcaaaggtgaagTCCAACtacagagcaacagcagccgAGTGTGCAGACAAGCTTGATCATCCACAAACAAGGTGCGGAGTTCTAATTCGCCAGTAGGCTTTGGTTAATTCTCAATGGCTGAGGGTATGAGGGGATGTGTGTATCTCTATATGAGTCCACGGCCATGTTGACATTATAAAACATATGCCTTTAAATGGTTGTTTCCAGTTCACAGgattaaacataattaattGCCCCTGCTTTATTGTGGTCGATAACACATGTTTGCATTCATGGTGAATCTGTTAAgcttaataaaagaaaactattgTCAAAGTGTGAGGAAGGCAGCGTGAAGTTCATCCAAAAGTCAgctaatgtttttattgcaccTCTCCCCGTGCACTAGCCCCTCATCCAGGGAGGTGATGAGCGCTGCTCTCTCCgtcagtgtgtcagtgctgaGCTTGGAAACCATCCAGCTGATAATTTGACACGGAGGCTGTATCACCCAGTTGCAGTAGCAGGCACTCACAGGCACTCTCATGCAAGGGgactatttattattacagcacagatgtgtacacacacacacacacacacacacacacacacacacacacacacacacacacacacacacaagcagcagaCTTTGTGCCTGCAGGATTGTTTTCTTATGCATTGTCATTAAAGGTCCcattcacattttcatctgcttgtgtgtgtgtgcggtttAAGTGTTTACTGCAGCGTGAGGTTCAGTTTATGAACCATCTTAAAATGAGTAAAGTGTCACACGTGTACATTCCTCTGACTGCTCCTGTTCACTTCCTTCAGTACTATTTTTGTCCTTATGGCCCCCGGCCTGGTGTGTGTCACACAGCTGCAGGGCTGTATGTCCAGCTGACATGCCCTGCATAGTGTCAAACTGTCGCCACTGACCACCAGCCTGATAATATTACCATAACACAGTGACATCATGACAtgcacagcagcaacaactgaCAGGTGACCGCCATGCTCTGCTTCCTGTCCGCTGTTTGAAGACGAACTAAGAGCTAGTGACATATTGTCCGGCTGCACCAGGACAAGTTCAGGCCAAGAGGACACGTTTGTTGCCAAAAATCAGACTAGCTCACTAGGCAGAGTGAGGGGACAAACTTATGCTGTAAGGTTTCCCAGCTGGAGCCTCTTATGGAAACTGCAGTGTAGCAGGCATGAAAAAGAAGTGGGAATTCttcatgtctgcagcagtgGTCCTGAAACTACGGCCATTAGACTGCACATCCAAGCGACTCTGCAGGAGCAAAGAGGACACACgcttctctatctctctgtctcccagcCTCTCTGAGTCTGTCTCAGTttgttctacacacacacacacacacacacacacacacacacacgctgtaaCCTGAAAATGTCCTGTGGTGTAGTTCCCCGTTCGTGCTGAGATGTTAAAATTTATGAGTGTTTTCATTCTAATGACATAATGAAAAGGATAAATGCCAAATGGCAAATTGAAATAAGGGAGCTTAAGTTGGCCAGTTCTGGCCAAATGATCGATTAAAACGTTTGttctattaaaatatatattttaaagagGGATTTTCAGAATGGAAAATCAGTTTTCTGAATAAgtgcttcatgtttttattgaagcCAGTCATAAAACTCCACTACATCTCATTTAAATACACTGCAGGAAATGTTAATTCCTTAAATACTGACCTTTAATATTGGAAAATGGGAATATTATGGTCTAACCTGTCTTCAACAAAAGGTGCCAAAGTATATATTATTGCTCGAGTGAAAGAAATTTAGCGACAAACACTTAAAATGTCAAGGGCATTGTGCCAGAATGATGTCTGAGTGGTCTCCCAGCCTGAGTGATGGGATGAGCGAGAAAACCCTGAgtgacaaagaaacagacagcagagagagactgAGCGGAGAGTGAATCATCCTGGCTGCCACCTTATGCTGATATCTCCAGTAATACTTCAAATCATTTTCTCCTAACTCTGATTGACTGTACTAAAATGTCGCCACACGTGTTCAGTGGCTGAAGACAAATAGATTTGCACTGTGAAGTTTTGGGTCCAACATAAATGCATTTTGTCAATACAGccagtgacacagcagcaaaGCGAGGGCTCACGCTTGAGAAATGGATGAGGTTTAACGTAGCTGATCAATAAAATCAATGAAACATGACCGTGATGAGCTGTGAACCTAAAGTTTGTCTTTCGCTCAGACATCTGCAggacaacaatgacaaaaagtAATTATCTCTGGGTTAGAAGCAAAATCTTAGAATTTTAGTTAGCCTGAAACTTTAATGACACCTACCAGCGGTAACGTGTCAACAGAAGCTGCGTACAGAGTCTGAATTGTTGCAAGGTGCAGTAAACAGTGACAGGGGAAGGAGGACAGATGAGACCCTAATACCCTGAGGGACCTGTTTGccgttgtgtgtgtttgtgcagtcaC
This genomic window from Anabas testudineus chromosome 4, fAnaTes1.2, whole genome shotgun sequence contains:
- the LOC113152310 gene encoding leucine-rich repeat-containing protein 52-like gives rise to the protein MRLLPEPSAQSLRLLFLFIFVMGVAPSPALTAGCPDRCVCDDQLVVQCAGQELTQFPNDLPLATRQLIISNNRIGDLPALQLNYLSDLVYLDCSNNSLTEISESTFGNLRKLAYLDLSFNTLLQIEDRTFGPLASLVMLRLTDNPSLGEIHPDAFSENMALQVLDVSRNNLTVLNISSLIALPALRSLGLSSNPWRCDCDTEDLCLWVQIEGFKFQDEGQTVCHSPPELAGQRLAEVGMQLRADCHQGLGYWDYLFFIAIGFVIFSAGTVSAWVMGVLMVLYERYSKRKSEELDSDDEEERGGMAGGGGGGGGGNQGNGDLNKPGMQV